Proteins encoded by one window of Bactrocera oleae isolate idBacOlea1 chromosome 4, idBacOlea1, whole genome shotgun sequence:
- the LOC106621264 gene encoding hillarin: MYRANFYESTCLRCNEIVYQVDRVGPLKDFTFFHSGCFKCVHCGTKLTLKTYFNNQHKQDDKEVYCSSHVPKSGPGHLDQTSVGIRQALNAPRTNKYVNDQIRGTRAEVDGGLSSRQSTPNGYGSRDVSSPSQNDSDYKYGRFDASALHIAHALKQTEIQKAYNKMREKPIDFYLAREEQAHLEMKHRKEEDDLYRKFARKREEEDRKIQSEFQDEWERELQRLTHKFEKELATSRRNRDDHNMLTLRHEQQKEDLEKNMTLRRSKKKESITRKMLEHERYETAALVDRQSSEMLELISARRSEYMQNESIFLDDDFDEGAVPLEYPMIAPIPAPPAVSKFQIYTDPIEFEDVDRIAISVAQEDQKTFTDLVRQLVGRCTTDIEKARTIFRWITVKNLNAMHFDDDLRGDTPMGLLRGIKYGTESYHVLFKRLCSYAGLHCVVIKGYSKSAGYQPGVKFQDSRFRNSWNAVYVAGAWRFVQCNWGARHLVNAKEAPKTGRGKNDSLRYEYDDHYFLTDPREFIYEFYPLQEEWQLLKRPITLREFENLPFVRSLFFRYGLHFADEGYGAVVFTDDTGAATVRIAMPTDMQSCLIFHYNLKFYDSDEDSYDSVSLKRFVMQSVIGNIVAFRVHAPCSGAFLLDIFANAVTPQEYLTGEPMKFKSVCKFKICCEELQTVMVPLPDCASGEWGPTKATRLFGLIPITHQDPLIFAGRSLDLQFRMSKLLTDFMATLHKNGVEEKKLSKYVTHNTLDDIVTFIINFPEEGQYGLDIYTREAGTIASHHSHSASTGEKHLLTHCCKYLINSSKRN, from the exons ATGTACCGCGCAAACTTCTATGAATCCACATGCCTGCGGTGCAACGAAATCGTCTATCAAGTGGATCGAGTGGGACCTCTCAAAGACTTCACATTCTTCCATTCTGGCTGTTTTAAGTGTGTCCATTGTGGCACAAAGTTAACACTTAAAACTTATTTCAACAATCAGCACAAGCAGGACGACAAGGAG GTTTACTGTAGTTCACATGTACCAAAGAGTGGTCCTGGTCATTTAGATCAAACGTCGGTGGGCATAAGGCAGGCTTTGAATGCGCCCCGCACCAACAAATACGTCAATGACCAAATCCGCGGAACACGCGCCGAAGTTGACG GTGGACTGAGTTCACGTCAATCGACGCCAAATGGTTACGGCAGCCGTGATGTCAGTTCCCCGTCACAAAATGATTCCGATTATAAATACGGCCGATTCGACGCCAGCGCATTGCACATTGCTCATGCGCTTAAGCAAACGGAAATACAGAAAGCCTACAACAAGATGAGAGAAAAACCGATAGATTTCTATCTA gcTCGGGAGGAGCAAGCACACCTTGAGATGAAACATCGTAAAGAGGAAGATGATTTGTATCGCAAATTTGCCCGCAAACGAGAGGAAGAAGATCGCAAAATACAATCTGAATTCCAAGACGAATGGGAACGCGAACTGCAACGCCTCACACACAAATTCGAAAAAGAGCTAGCAACTTCTCGGCGCAATCGAGACGACCACAATATGCTCACGCTGCGGCATGAGCAGCAGAAGGAAGATCTGGAAAAGAACATGACACTGCGGCGCAGCAAAAAAAAGGAAAGCATCACACGTAAAATGCTAGAGCATGAGCGATACGAAACAGCCGCTTTAGTAGATCGCCAGTCGAGTGAAATGTTGGAATTGATTAGTGCGCGCCGCTCGGAATACATGCAAAACGAGAGTATCTTTTTAGATGATGATTTCGATGAAGGAGCGGTTCCACTAGAATATCCGATGATAGCTCCAATAccagctcctccagccgttagCAAATTCCAAATATACACTGATCCTATTGAATTCGAAGATGTCGATCGTATTGCAATATCG gtgGCTCAAGAGGATCAGAAGACCTTCACGGACTTAGTGCGGCAGTTGGTCGGTCGTTGTACCACAGATATAGAAAAGGCTCGAACGATCTTCCGTTGGATaactgttaaaaatttaaatgcaatgcACTTCGATGATGACTTGCGGGGTGACACACCAATGGGTTTACTGCGGGGCATCAAATACGGTACAGAGAGCTACCATGTACTATTCAAGCGACTTTGCAGCTATGCCGGCCTTCACTGTGTAGTAATTAAAGGTTATTCAAAGAGTGCTGGTTACCAGCCAGGAGTCAAATTCCAAGACTCTCGGTTCCGCAACTCTTGGAATGCAGTGTATGTTGCGGGAGCCTGGCGTTTTGTACAATGCAATTGGGGCGCGCGCCATTTGGTCAATGCAAAGGAAGCACCAAAAACCGGACGCGGCAAAAATGACAGTTTAAG ATATGAATATGACGATCACTATTTCCTTACTGATCCTCGGGAGTTCATTTATGAATTTTACCCTTTACAAGAGGAGTGGCAACTGCTTAAAAGACCTATAACTCTACGGGAATTCGAAAATTTACCTTTTGTGCGATCGCTTTTCTTCCGTTATGGGCTACATTTCGCAGATGAAGGTTATGGCGCGGTAGTATTCACAGATGACACTG GTGCTGCCACTGTTCGTATTGCCATGCCAACAGACATGCAAAGTTGCCTGATTTTCCACTATAATCTTAAATTTTACGATAGCGACGAAGACTCTTACGACAGCGTCTCTCTGAAGCGTTTCGTTATGCAATCAGTTATTGGAAACATTGTAGCTTTTCGTGTACATGCTCCGTGCTCTGGAGCCTTTCTTCTGGACATATTTGCCAATGCAGTAACCCCACAGGAATACCTTACTGGCGAGCCAATGAAGTTTAAGTCCGTCTGCAAATTTAAG ATATGTTGCGAAGAGCTACAAACAGTTATGGTACCGTTGCCGGATTGCGCAAGCGGTGAATGGGGTCCTACAAAAGCGACTAGACTTTTCGGATTAATACCCATAACGCACCAG GATCCACTTATATTTGCTGGACGAAGTTTAGACCTTCAATTTCGCATGTCAAAACTTTTGACAGACTTTATGGCCACGCTGCACAAGAACGGTGTTGAAGAAAAGAAACTTTCCAAATATGTGACGCATAACACGTTAGACGACATTGTGACATTCATAATAAA TTTTCCCGAGGAGGGTCAATACGGTTTAGACATATATACTCGTGAAGCTGGAACCATAGCTTCGCACCATAGTCACTCTGCGTCAACGGGTGAGAAACATCTGCTCACCCACTGCTGTAAATACTTAATCAATTCATCGAAGCGGAATTAA